From one Phocaeicola salanitronis DSM 18170 genomic stretch:
- a CDS encoding SusC/RagA family TonB-linked outer membrane protein, translating into MKAISYKRTLICGTLSLCLLGEIPHIQAAPEPNLSVAAQQTEKVTGVVSDAAGTIIGASVLEKGTTNGTITDMDGRFELNVKPGAVLVISYIGYATKEVKVTKGEMKITMEEDEQVLDEVVVTALGIRRERKALGYGVDEVKGESLTKAKETNVINSLAGRVPGLVVSQTASGPSGSTRVILRGSTEMTGNNQPLYVIDGVPLDNTNYGSAGQYGGYDLGDGISSINPDDIESMSVLKGPAASALYGSRASHGVILITTKKANDKEKFSVEYNGTLTIDTQLSKWDDIQQAYGMGSNGTYAIDAVSNTNTSWGPKADGSNMLRYFDGVERPYLIIPDNTAGFFRTGLTATNTAVISSSSGKTGVRFSYTNMTNRDIVPETNMSRNTFNLRANTTLAKVDLDFSVNYMREDVHNRPAMGDDKANIGKNLMTLSTTYNQEWLKTYQDENGEYSNWNGMDPYNVNPYWTVYKNSNDSKKDQFRLNGKAIWNINSHLKIQGTIGAEMNWFTFEDFQAPTTPGFEAGRLQNSTFENKMYNVELLALYNNSWGDFDFNATLGGNIFKVDNLTTVTTAQDMQIRDVVALLSFNEISVEQNTYRKQINSVYGAVNVGWKHMLYLDATLRADQSSTLPLNNNTYVYPSFSGSFIFSELFKRKDILPYGKVRVSWAQVGSDTNPYQLGLVYTKSKFTYPGYTIGYINNNTVPNKNLKPTRTNSFEIGLETKFLNNRIGLDFTYYSQSSKNQIMGMASSWATGYNYRLINAGEIQNKGIEIALNTRVIQTKDFSWDLNLNFSKNTNKVKELVEGMDMFELEKASWLDVQVAAKVGENYGSIIGPDFKRNENGDILIDPATGLPQYDKTNHVLGNASWDWTGGLVTSFAWRDLSLSAIFDVKVGADLYSMSARSAYESGKATATLEGREAWYQSEEARKAAGIAKGSPDWTPTGGFIAPGVIDNGDGTYRQNDIYINPEDYWMSVCRNAPSLFIYDNSYVKCREITLSYNLPKKWLKDVVDRITVSFVARNPFIVYKNIPNIDPDSNYNNSTGMGLEFGSLPSRRSYGFNVNVKF; encoded by the coding sequence ATGAAAGCAATAAGTTATAAAAGAACACTTATCTGTGGGACATTGTCTCTCTGCTTGTTAGGAGAGATTCCTCACATTCAGGCGGCTCCTGAACCGAACCTTTCGGTAGCAGCCCAGCAGACAGAAAAAGTCACGGGTGTAGTAAGCGATGCCGCGGGAACCATCATCGGAGCTTCAGTTTTGGAAAAAGGAACGACCAACGGTACGATTACCGATATGGATGGACGTTTCGAACTTAATGTAAAGCCGGGCGCTGTTTTGGTTATCAGCTATATAGGCTATGCGACAAAAGAAGTCAAAGTAACCAAAGGCGAAATGAAGATTACAATGGAAGAAGACGAACAAGTGCTGGATGAAGTGGTTGTTACCGCCTTGGGTATCAGGCGTGAGCGTAAAGCGTTGGGATATGGAGTGGATGAAGTAAAGGGGGAATCGTTGACCAAAGCGAAAGAAACTAACGTCATCAACTCATTAGCGGGACGTGTTCCGGGACTTGTTGTCAGCCAGACAGCCAGCGGTCCGTCTGGTTCTACCCGTGTCATTTTGCGCGGAAGTACCGAAATGACCGGAAACAACCAGCCTCTTTATGTCATTGATGGTGTACCTTTGGATAATACAAACTACGGAAGTGCCGGTCAATACGGAGGATATGATTTGGGAGACGGAATCTCCAGCATCAATCCGGATGATATCGAAAGTATGTCTGTATTGAAAGGTCCTGCCGCTTCTGCACTTTATGGAAGCCGGGCGAGCCATGGCGTTATCTTGATTACGACTAAAAAAGCTAACGACAAAGAGAAGTTCAGTGTAGAATACAACGGAACACTGACTATAGATACTCAGCTTTCGAAATGGGATGATATCCAACAGGCTTATGGTATGGGAAGTAACGGCACTTATGCTATTGATGCCGTATCGAATACCAATACAAGTTGGGGACCGAAGGCAGACGGAAGCAATATGCTAAGGTATTTCGACGGGGTGGAACGCCCGTATTTAATCATTCCGGACAATACGGCAGGATTCTTCCGTACCGGCTTGACTGCGACCAATACTGCCGTTATCAGTTCCAGTTCTGGTAAAACGGGTGTCCGTTTCTCATATACCAATATGACAAACCGCGACATCGTGCCGGAAACAAACATGAGCCGTAATACCTTTAACCTTCGTGCCAATACGACGTTGGCCAAAGTGGATTTGGACTTTAGCGTAAACTACATGCGTGAAGATGTGCACAACCGTCCGGCAATGGGGGATGATAAAGCCAACATCGGAAAGAACCTGATGACACTTTCTACCACCTACAATCAGGAATGGCTGAAGACTTATCAGGACGAGAACGGAGAATACAGCAACTGGAACGGTATGGACCCCTACAATGTCAATCCGTATTGGACTGTCTACAAAAATTCGAATGATTCGAAAAAGGACCAGTTCCGTCTGAATGGAAAAGCAATATGGAATATTAACAGCCACTTGAAAATACAAGGAACAATAGGTGCTGAAATGAACTGGTTTACTTTTGAAGACTTTCAGGCTCCTACTACACCGGGATTCGAAGCTGGACGTCTTCAAAACAGTACATTCGAAAACAAGATGTATAACGTCGAACTTCTTGCTTTGTATAACAATTCATGGGGAGACTTCGACTTTAATGCTACATTGGGAGGCAACATCTTCAAAGTAGATAACCTGACGACGGTCACTACTGCACAAGACATGCAAATCCGAGATGTGGTAGCATTGTTAAGCTTCAATGAAATCAGTGTAGAACAGAACACCTACCGTAAGCAAATCAACTCAGTTTACGGAGCTGTCAATGTAGGTTGGAAGCACATGCTTTATTTAGATGCGACTTTACGTGCTGACCAGTCTTCTACATTGCCATTGAACAACAATACTTATGTTTATCCGTCTTTCTCCGGAAGTTTCATCTTCTCTGAACTGTTCAAACGGAAAGACATCCTTCCTTACGGTAAAGTCCGTGTATCATGGGCACAAGTAGGTAGTGATACCAATCCGTACCAATTGGGATTGGTGTATACAAAATCAAAGTTTACTTATCCCGGATACACCATCGGTTATATCAACAACAATACGGTTCCTAATAAGAATTTGAAGCCGACAAGAACCAATTCATTCGAAATCGGCTTGGAGACCAAATTCCTGAATAACCGTATCGGATTGGATTTCACCTATTATTCACAGAGTAGCAAGAATCAGATTATGGGTATGGCAAGTTCATGGGCTACTGGTTACAATTACCGTTTGATTAATGCCGGTGAAATTCAAAATAAAGGTATCGAAATCGCCTTGAATACACGGGTTATCCAAACCAAGGATTTCTCATGGGACTTGAACCTGAACTTCTCAAAGAACACCAACAAAGTAAAGGAACTGGTTGAAGGCATGGATATGTTCGAGTTGGAAAAGGCTTCGTGGTTAGACGTACAAGTAGCTGCTAAAGTGGGCGAAAACTACGGCTCGATTATCGGTCCTGACTTCAAACGCAATGAAAACGGAGATATCCTTATTGACCCGGCAACAGGCTTGCCTCAATATGACAAGACCAACCACGTATTGGGTAATGCGTCATGGGATTGGACAGGAGGTTTGGTTACTTCATTTGCGTGGAGAGACTTGTCGCTATCGGCTATCTTTGACGTAAAAGTCGGCGCAGACCTTTACTCTATGTCTGCTCGTTCGGCATACGAGTCAGGTAAAGCTACAGCTACATTGGAAGGACGTGAAGCTTGGTATCAGTCAGAGGAAGCACGTAAAGCAGCCGGCATCGCCAAAGGTTCTCCCGACTGGACTCCAACCGGAGGATTTATTGCTCCGGGAGTCATTGACAATGGTGACGGAACTTATCGCCAAAACGATATTTACATCAATCCGGAAGACTATTGGATGAGTGTCTGCCGCAATGCGCCTTCATTGTTCATCTACGATAACTCTTACGTGAAATGTCGTGAAATTACGTTAAGCTACAACTTGCCTAAAAAATGGCTCAAGGATGTGGTAGACCGGATTACCGTTTCATTCGTAGCCCGTAACCCGTTCATCGTGTATAAGAACATTCCCAACATTGACCCGGATTCTAACTACAACAACAGTACAGGTATGGGACTTGAATTCGGTTCATTGCCTTCACGCAGAAGCTACGGATTCAATGTCAATGTAAAATTCTGA
- a CDS encoding glycoside hydrolase family 3 N-terminal domain-containing protein has translation MKNLQKIALTGMLCASNFLGMNAQQVPPAIPSDPEIEANIQNWLKKMTIEEKIGQMCEITIDVVTDFEASQKDGFTLDKAKLDTVIGKYKVGSLLNVPLSIAQPKEKWAEAIRQIQELSMKEIGIPCIYGVDQIHGTTYTLDGTLFPQGVNMGATFNRDLVKREAEISAYETKAGCIPWTYAPVVDLGRDPRWSRMWENYGEDCYVNAEMGKASVIGFQGEDPNHIGKYNVAACMKHYMGYGVPVSGKDRTPSSISRSDMREKHFAPYLAAVRQGALSVMVNSGVDNGMPFHANREYLTQWLKEDLNWDGLVVTDWADINNLCTRDHIAATKKEAIKIAINAGIDMSMVPYEVSFCDYLKELVQEGEVPMSRIDDAVARVLRLKYRLGLFDKPYWSTGDYPKFGSKEFADVALQAAEESEVLLKNEGGILPLAKGTKILLAGPNANSMRCLNGGWSYSWQGHRADECAQAYNTIYEALCNKFGKENILYEPGVTYAPYKNDNWWEENTPEIDKPVAAAQNADVIIACIGENSYCETPGNLTDLNLSMNQQNLVKALAATGKPVILILNEGRPRLIKDIEPLAKAVVNVMLPGNYGGDALANLLAGDANFSGKMPYTYPKHINALATYDYKPCENIGQMGGNYNYDSVMDIQWPFGFGLSYTTYKYSNLKVDKAQFTADDELTFTVDVTNTGSVAGKESVLLYSKDLVASSTPDNIRLRNFEKVSLNPGETKTVTMKLKGSDLAFVNYYGKWTLEKGDFKVKCGDQWIDLQCTQTKVWETPNR, from the coding sequence ATGAAAAATTTACAGAAAATTGCCTTAACCGGTATGCTGTGTGCAAGTAACTTTTTAGGCATGAATGCCCAACAAGTTCCGCCTGCCATCCCTTCTGACCCCGAAATCGAAGCCAACATCCAAAATTGGCTCAAGAAAATGACCATCGAGGAAAAGATAGGTCAGATGTGTGAAATCACCATCGATGTAGTGACCGACTTCGAAGCAAGCCAAAAGGACGGGTTCACCCTGGACAAAGCCAAGCTGGATACCGTTATCGGGAAATACAAGGTCGGCTCGCTCCTGAACGTTCCCCTGAGCATTGCCCAGCCGAAAGAGAAATGGGCGGAAGCCATCAGGCAGATTCAGGAACTTTCGATGAAGGAAATCGGAATCCCCTGCATCTATGGCGTAGACCAGATACACGGAACCACTTATACTCTTGATGGAACCCTGTTCCCGCAAGGTGTCAACATGGGAGCCACATTCAACCGGGACCTGGTAAAGCGTGAAGCCGAAATCTCGGCATACGAAACCAAAGCGGGATGCATCCCCTGGACGTATGCTCCCGTAGTAGATTTGGGAAGAGACCCGCGCTGGTCGCGCATGTGGGAGAACTATGGAGAGGACTGCTACGTGAATGCGGAAATGGGCAAAGCGTCGGTCATCGGCTTCCAAGGCGAAGACCCGAACCACATCGGCAAATATAACGTAGCCGCCTGTATGAAACACTATATGGGCTATGGCGTTCCGGTTTCGGGCAAGGACCGTACGCCCTCTTCCATCTCGCGGAGCGACATGCGCGAAAAGCACTTCGCGCCTTATCTGGCAGCTGTCCGCCAGGGGGCGTTGAGCGTGATGGTCAACTCGGGCGTGGACAACGGCATGCCCTTCCATGCCAACAGGGAATACCTGACCCAATGGCTGAAAGAAGACTTGAACTGGGACGGGCTGGTGGTTACAGACTGGGCGGACATCAACAACCTGTGTACCCGCGACCACATTGCCGCGACCAAGAAAGAGGCCATCAAGATAGCCATCAACGCCGGTATCGACATGTCGATGGTGCCATACGAAGTGAGCTTCTGCGATTACCTGAAAGAACTGGTACAGGAAGGCGAAGTGCCCATGAGCCGTATTGACGATGCGGTAGCGCGTGTCTTGCGCCTGAAATACCGTCTCGGGCTCTTCGACAAGCCTTACTGGAGCACCGGAGACTATCCGAAGTTCGGCTCAAAAGAATTTGCTGATGTAGCCCTCCAGGCAGCCGAAGAGTCGGAAGTGCTGCTTAAGAACGAAGGGGGCATCCTGCCGCTCGCCAAAGGCACGAAGATTCTTCTGGCTGGCCCGAACGCCAACTCCATGCGGTGCCTGAACGGAGGCTGGTCATACAGCTGGCAAGGGCACCGTGCCGACGAATGCGCCCAGGCATACAACACCATCTACGAAGCCCTCTGCAACAAGTTCGGCAAAGAGAACATCCTCTACGAACCGGGCGTGACTTACGCTCCCTACAAGAACGATAACTGGTGGGAAGAGAACACGCCGGAAATTGACAAGCCGGTAGCCGCCGCTCAAAATGCCGATGTCATCATCGCTTGCATCGGCGAGAATTCCTATTGCGAGACTCCGGGCAACCTGACCGACCTGAACCTTTCGATGAACCAGCAAAACCTGGTGAAAGCGTTGGCCGCAACCGGCAAGCCCGTCATCCTGATTCTGAACGAAGGCCGCCCGCGCCTGATAAAGGATATCGAACCGCTTGCCAAAGCCGTAGTAAACGTAATGCTTCCGGGCAATTACGGAGGAGACGCCCTGGCAAACCTGCTTGCAGGCGACGCCAATTTCAGCGGGAAGATGCCGTACACCTATCCGAAACATATCAATGCCCTCGCCACCTACGACTACAAGCCGTGCGAAAACATCGGCCAGATGGGCGGGAACTACAATTATGATTCGGTCATGGATATCCAATGGCCTTTCGGATTCGGACTGAGCTACACTACCTATAAATACAGCAACCTGAAGGTAGACAAGGCCCAATTCACCGCCGATGATGAGCTGACCTTCACCGTAGACGTGACCAACACGGGAAGCGTGGCAGGCAAGGAAAGCGTATTGCTTTACTCGAAGGACTTGGTGGCAAGCAGCACCCCCGACAACATCCGCCTGCGCAACTTCGAGAAGGTTTCCCTGAATCCGGGCGAGACCAAGACCGTTACCATGAAGCTGAAAGGAAGCGACCTGGCTTTCGTCAACTATTACGGAAAATGGACGCTGGAGAAAGGTGACTTCAAAGTGAAGTGCGGCGACCAGTGGATAGACCTGCAATGCACACAAACCAAGGTGTGGGAAACACCGAACAGATAA
- a CDS encoding glycoside hydrolase family 5 protein has protein sequence MKKTFLFLLMNLCFVLGSFGIEAGGFSIHRGINISHWLSQRPDNNLAIDEKQITEKDFKLLAELGFDHVRIPIDEMILWNESGEKYEKSFQFLHKGIQWAIKHKLRVVVDLHIIRAHYFNAGMEGGTNTLWTDAKAQTHFLSLWEELSAELNGYDTHMLAYEIMNEPTAPDHEDWNKLIQRAYDQIRSLEKKRVLVIGSNLWQGVGTFQYLKVPANDPNIILSCHFYEPFILSHYKASWTEFKDITVPVHYPGYLITKEDYEALPEAEQKQVARWLKEWDKSTLHGYLIQAKKKADELGLNLYCGEFGIYRVAPRADAYRWYKDVIEVFDELNMAWCHWDYKGGYTIFNEDGKVDSELMKAIGLQAH, from the coding sequence ATGAAAAAGACATTCTTATTTCTACTAATGAACCTTTGCTTCGTTTTAGGAAGTTTCGGAATTGAAGCCGGAGGTTTTTCTATCCACCGAGGCATCAACATCAGTCACTGGTTATCCCAACGTCCGGACAATAACCTTGCCATAGACGAAAAACAAATTACTGAAAAAGACTTTAAGTTACTTGCCGAACTGGGATTTGATCATGTAAGGATTCCCATTGATGAAATGATTTTATGGAATGAAAGCGGGGAGAAATACGAAAAATCGTTCCAATTCCTGCATAAAGGCATTCAATGGGCGATAAAACACAAATTACGTGTAGTCGTAGACCTGCACATCATCCGGGCGCATTACTTTAATGCGGGAATGGAAGGCGGCACAAATACGCTATGGACTGATGCGAAAGCACAAACGCATTTCCTCTCGTTATGGGAAGAACTCTCAGCCGAACTGAACGGCTATGACACCCACATGCTGGCATACGAAATCATGAACGAGCCTACTGCCCCTGACCATGAAGACTGGAACAAACTTATCCAAAGGGCATACGACCAGATACGCTCGTTGGAAAAAAAACGGGTGCTGGTCATAGGCTCCAACCTGTGGCAAGGAGTCGGTACGTTCCAGTATCTCAAAGTACCTGCAAACGACCCCAATATTATATTGAGTTGCCATTTCTATGAACCGTTCATCTTATCGCATTACAAAGCGAGTTGGACTGAATTCAAAGACATCACGGTTCCCGTTCATTATCCGGGTTATCTGATAACAAAAGAAGATTATGAGGCTTTGCCCGAAGCAGAGCAGAAGCAGGTGGCACGCTGGTTGAAGGAATGGGACAAGAGCACCTTGCATGGTTATTTAATCCAAGCCAAAAAGAAAGCTGATGAATTGGGACTGAACCTATATTGCGGAGAGTTCGGTATCTACCGTGTAGCGCCAAGAGCCGATGCCTACCGATGGTATAAAGACGTTATCGAGGTTTTTGATGAACTGAATATGGCGTGGTGTCATTGGGACTATAAAGGCGGTTATACCATTTTCAATGAAGACGGGAAAGTGGATTCGGAGCTTATGAAAGCAATTGGACTTCAAGCGCATTAA
- a CDS encoding SusD/RagB family nutrient-binding outer membrane lipoprotein — MKRNKSLIITLLAACTLGFTACSDSYMEDMNTDPSKATTVDPCAQLTTAELQTYGRLDMVDIYRCYLFGFTQQFMGCWNTTFYGGRHAIDNNTMGYMWTLGYTGGVSNLVDAEYRTEGDPTRTNINAILKIFRVYTMSLMTDLYGDIPYSEAGKGYLESIFNPRYDKQEDIYNSFFTELAEAVDQLDASQDQITSDVIYDGDIAKWKKFANSLRLRFAMRISNVNPEKARQEFEAALQADGGVFESADDDALIHYMEVSYSFGSESYTDYRGNALSKVMYGNDPANNPTYICSTFFNQLYNTNDPRTFRIARCYYDGLMSTSSPDNRIDLTEEMMEKGIEFQPNDPGAFSWEPWPTGYESDILKELAETNPSVPTRADREVEPKLATTFLMSDNPGIVMTYAEVLFLKAEATLKGWNAGSMSVEEYYKAGIRAAMDFLSDNYDDIEEITDEEFNEYYENNPIGYTDEQRKESINTQAWILHFLNPSESWANIRRSGYPVLKSPAEYGFGQYLTDGQEIPVRFVYPILESSYNKENYDEAVQRMGGTDSWYNHVWWDSEN; from the coding sequence ATGAAACGCAATAAATCATTAATCATCACATTGCTGGCTGCATGTACTTTAGGCTTCACCGCTTGCAGCGACAGCTATATGGAGGATATGAATACCGACCCGTCGAAAGCGACCACGGTTGATCCTTGCGCCCAACTCACAACCGCTGAGTTACAAACATACGGACGATTGGACATGGTAGACATTTACCGTTGCTATCTGTTCGGATTTACCCAGCAATTCATGGGATGCTGGAACACTACCTTTTATGGTGGCCGACATGCCATAGACAATAATACCATGGGCTATATGTGGACATTAGGTTATACAGGAGGCGTATCCAATCTGGTAGATGCGGAATACCGTACAGAAGGAGACCCGACACGTACCAATATCAATGCCATTCTGAAAATCTTCCGTGTATATACAATGTCTCTCATGACCGACTTGTATGGAGATATCCCTTATTCAGAAGCGGGGAAAGGATATTTGGAAAGCATTTTCAATCCTCGCTACGATAAGCAGGAAGACATTTACAACAGCTTCTTCACCGAACTGGCAGAAGCGGTAGACCAACTGGATGCTTCACAAGACCAAATTACCAGTGATGTAATTTACGATGGAGACATAGCCAAATGGAAAAAATTCGCCAATTCTTTGCGTTTGCGCTTTGCCATGCGAATCTCGAATGTAAATCCGGAGAAAGCACGACAAGAATTTGAAGCAGCCTTGCAAGCAGACGGAGGCGTGTTTGAAAGTGCAGACGATGACGCATTGATACATTACATGGAAGTTTCATACAGCTTCGGAAGCGAATCATACACAGACTATCGAGGAAATGCTCTATCTAAAGTGATGTATGGAAACGACCCTGCCAACAACCCTACTTACATTTGTTCTACTTTCTTCAATCAACTATATAACACGAACGACCCGCGTACATTCCGCATTGCCCGGTGTTACTATGACGGACTGATGAGCACATCCAGCCCAGACAACCGTATAGACTTGACAGAAGAAATGATGGAAAAAGGCATTGAGTTCCAACCGAACGACCCGGGAGCATTTTCTTGGGAACCTTGGCCAACCGGATATGAAAGTGATATCCTGAAAGAATTGGCAGAAACTAACCCGAGCGTTCCTACCAGAGCCGACCGTGAAGTAGAGCCGAAGCTTGCGACCACTTTCTTAATGAGCGATAATCCCGGTATTGTCATGACATACGCTGAGGTTTTGTTCCTTAAGGCGGAAGCCACATTAAAAGGCTGGAATGCAGGATCTATGTCGGTAGAAGAATATTATAAAGCAGGTATAAGAGCCGCAATGGACTTCTTGTCAGATAATTATGATGACATCGAAGAAATAACCGATGAAGAATTCAATGAATATTACGAGAATAACCCCATCGGTTATACAGACGAACAACGTAAAGAGTCTATTAATACTCAAGCTTGGATCTTGCATTTCTTGAACCCTTCAGAAAGTTGGGCAAATATCCGCCGTTCAGGATATCCTGTCTTAAAGTCTCCGGCAGAATATGGCTTCGGTCAATATCTGACAGACGGTCAGGAAATTCCGGTACGCTTCGTTTATCCTATTTTGGAATCTTCTTACAACAAGGAAAATTATGACGAAGCTGTACAACGAATGGGAGGAACAGACAGCTGGTACAACCACGTATGGTGGGATTCGGAAAACTAA